GACCCTCTGCGATCGCGCGCCGCAAATTATTTGGATCGCCGGCGGGATCGACGAGCGCTGCCGTCTTACCGTCTTCGAGGAAGAAGATGTAGCCGTTCGACGGATGCGGATTTTGCGGATGATGGCGCACGTCTTCGGGCGACGCGACGTGCGGCTCCCAGCGTTGTGCCGCGCTGTCGGCGAGTTTGCCGGGATCGAGCCGCAGGACGCGCGCGATCTCGCGCGCTTCGGCGTCGGTCGGCGCGCCCTCACCGCCGATCCACGCTTTGAGCTCGCTTTGAGCAAGCCCGGTGCGTGAAGCGAGCGTCGCTACGTCGATTCCGAGGCCCCGGCTTGCCTTGCGAACGATGTCGGAAAATTCGTCTTCGAGCATCAAAAAATGTCTGTGAAACCCAATCAACCTTCCTGCCTATCAAACAAAATGTTGTTGCGAGGCCAGCGAGAAAATGGTGACATGATGACAGTGGTGATGGGCCGAGCGCGCTCGGGGGCCCCACGCGTTAGCGTGGGGGGCGCGCAGCCCGGGGCGAAGCGCCTTTAAGATGGAGAAGTTGATCATCATCGGCTCCGGCCCCGCCGGCTTGACTGCCGCGATTTACGCGGCGCGTGCGAACTTACAGCCGCTCGTTTTCGCAGGCGCTCTCTACGGCGGCCAGCTGATGCTCACGACCGAGGTCGAGAATTTCCCCGGCTTTCCGGAAGGCATCATGGGCCCGGAGCTCATGGAAAACTTCCGCATGCAAGCCGAGCGTTTCGGCGCACGGCTGGAGTTTGTCGACGTCACTGCCGTCGATCTCGGTTCGCGTCCGTTTACGGTGCTGACGTCGGAAGGCGAGTTTCGCTCGCAGTCGGTTATTGTCGCGACCGGTGCGAGTGCGCGTTGGCTCGGTATTCCGGGCGAAGAACGCTTACGCGGACGCGGCGTTTCGACGTGCGCGACCTGCGACGGTGCATTTTTCAAGGAGAAGAGAATCGTCGTCGCGGGCGGCGGCGATTCCGCGATGGAAGAAGCGTTGTTTCTGACGCGTTTCGGCTCGCAGGTTACCGTCATACACCGGCGCGACACGCTGCGTGCCAGTAAGATCATGGCCGAGCGCGCTCACAACCACGCGAAGATCGACTTCATCTGGAATACGGTGATTGAGGAAGTCCACGGCGATCCGGTGATGACGGGCCTAGGCTTGCGCAACCTCATTACCGAGAAAAGCTATGATTTTGAAGCCGACGCAATGTTCATCGCGATCGGACACGATCCGAACACGTCGATCTTTAGGGGACAGCTGGAGCTTGATCGTGCGGGTTACATCGTTTCGCCGGACGGCGTTCACACGAACGTCGAAGGCGTGTTCGTTGGCGGCGACGTTTTCGACATCAGGTACAAGCAAGCGATCACCGCCGCTGGAATGGGATGCAAAGCGTCGATGGAGGCCGAGCGTTTTCTGGAAATGCTCGAGTCGTCCGAAGCGGAGCAGAGCCTCTCAGCGTAACGCAGATCACAGGGGCCGACCTGCCCCTCGGCGTGGCGGCGCGCGGCGTGGGGTACGAGCGTGCGGATGCGAAAACGCGGCCGCGATATCACCTGGGACGTTGAAGCGATACTTGTCGTGAACGCGATCGCGCGCGTCGGCTATATCCCCGCGTTCATCGCAACAGCGAACGTAATGCGGGTTCGAGATCAGGATATCGAAAGCGATATCCACTTGCCAGCGTGCGTTCCGGTAGCACGCGCTGCCCTTCGCTGAGGATCATCGCACCCTCACCGAACAAAGCCTTGAGCGCCAACTCGGGAACCGGAAAAACCGTCGGGCGCCGTAAGACCTCGCCGAGCACATGCGTGAACTCCGCGTTCGTCACGGGTTCGGGCGCGGTTGCATTGAGCGCGCCATCCGTGCCGTCGATCGCGTGGAGATAGGCATCGATCAAATCCTCAATGTGAATCCACGACATCCACTGCTTTCCGCTCGCGAGCTTCCCGCCTAAGCCGAAGCGAAAGGCGGGGAGCATCATGGGAAGCGCACCACCGTCCGGCCCCAACACCACGCCGGTTCGAACGATCGCAACTCGCATCCCGAGCTCGGTGGCGCGATTGGCCTCACGTTCCCAATCAAGACAGACGCGCGCGAGAAAATCCGTCCCCGGCGAGCTTGTCTCAATGAACGTTTCGGTGAGGCTCGTCCCGTAATAGCCGACCGCTGACGCGGAAACGTACGCAACCGGCTTTTTCTCGAGTTGTGCGATCCGTTCGAGAAGAGCGCGCGTCAGCTCGACGCGCGAGTACCGAATCGCTACCTTGTGCGAATTTGTCCAACGTTGAGCGACGGGGGCGCCGGCGAGGTTGATGACGACGTCGGCATGCGCGCAGGCGCGCGCCGCCGCGTCGAGGTTGCCCAGCGACGTGACCACGACGTCGTCACCACGTGCGCGCAACGCATCGATCAGATGCCGGCCGACGAAGCCCGTTCCGCCGGCTATCGTTAGATGAAGATTCAGGTTTTAGCGAGCTCTTTTGCGTCCGCGCCGACCAGCGCTTCGATTTCATCGATTTCTTTGGGAATGCCGGGCGTGAGATTTTCGGGACCGCTCGCGGTGCACAGGATGTCGTCCTCGATGCGTACGCCGATGCCCTTAAAGCGTTCGGGAACGTTGAGGTCTTCTTGCACGTAAAGGCCGGGTTCGACCGTCATAACCATACCGGGCTCGAGCTTGCGCCAGTGGTCGGCGTGATCGCGATAGCGGCCGACGTCATGGACGTCGAGGCCGATCCAGTGTCCCGTGTTGTGCGGATAGAAATCGCGGTACGTTTCGTTTTGAATCACTTCATCGAGCGAGCCTGAGAGTAACCCGATCTCAATGAGGCCTTCACTCAACACGCGAACCGCCGCATCGTGGTACGCCCGGAACGTTTTTCCGGGGCGAACCTCTTCGATGCCGGCTTTCTGCGCGGCGAGTACGATCTCATAGATCGCGCGTTGCTCCGCGGTGAAACGGCCGTTGACGGGCCACGTGCGCGTCACATCCGAAGCGTAGACGTCGAGCTCGGCGGCGGAGTCGATCAACACCAGCGTTCCGTCGCGAAGCTGTTCGCGATTCGTGTTGTAATGCAAGATTGTCGCATTCGAGCCGCCTGCGACGATCGACGTATAGGCGGTTGATTGCGCGCCGTTACGCATGTACGCGTACTCGATGACCGCCTCCAACTCGTACTCCCACATCCCCGGACGCGTCGCGCGCATTCCCGCAATGTGTCCCAGCCGTGTGATCGCTCCGGCGCTGCGCATCACCTCAATTTCGTCCTGCGACTTCCGTAAGCGCATTTCGTGTAAGACCGTTCCGGGCTCGAAAAATTCGATCGGTGCTTTGCCGCCGCGCCGTACGGCGTGGCGCGCTTCGGCGACCGCAGCGTGCACTTTGCGATCGAACGCTTCGTCGCGGCCGAAGCCGTACGCGAGCCGCTCCCAGCCGGTGAGCATCTCGCCCAACTTGTCATCGAGCTCGTCGATGGCGAAGGCCGCCTCAACGTTCAGTGCAGCCGGCGCATTTTCGATGCCAAGCCGCTTTCCCGTCCAGATCTCCATCTCGCGATCGCGCCGTCGCAAAAATAACGTGTCGCGCTGTTCGCGACCGGGCGCGATGATGAGGACCGCCTCGGGCTCCGTGAAGCCCGTTAGGTAGTAAAAATCCGAGTTTTGCCGGTATTCGTACTCGGCGTCGTTGTTGCGAATGTGATGAAGTGCAGCCGGTATGACGGCAATCGCCTCGTCGCCCAGCTTTTGGGCGACCGCATCCCGGCGGTTGCGGTAGATGCTCATGGGGGACTTGGGTTCGCCGGTCAGCGAAAGCGGCCCCGTGAAGAAGCGGGATTGGGACCGTCGCGGCCTACTGGTCATCGCCGCGAGTCACGGGACCAGCGACTTTTACGCCGGCTTCGTCCCGCTGATCGTGTACTACGTCGCGAGCCACAACGGGCTCTCGCCGATCTTTCAGGGCATCGTCGGTTTCATCTGGTATTTCACCAGCTCGATTGTGCAGCCGATCTTCGGCGCATACTCCGACCGCTACGGTCGTTGGTGGTTCCTACCGGCTGCAGTC
Above is a genomic segment from Candidatus Baltobacteraceae bacterium containing:
- the trxB gene encoding thioredoxin-disulfide reductase, translating into MEKLIIIGSGPAGLTAAIYAARANLQPLVFAGALYGGQLMLTTEVENFPGFPEGIMGPELMENFRMQAERFGARLEFVDVTAVDLGSRPFTVLTSEGEFRSQSVIVATGASARWLGIPGEERLRGRGVSTCATCDGAFFKEKRIVVAGGGDSAMEEALFLTRFGSQVTVIHRRDTLRASKIMAERAHNHAKIDFIWNTVIEEVHGDPVMTGLGLRNLITEKSYDFEADAMFIAIGHDPNTSIFRGQLELDRAGYIVSPDGVHTNVEGVFVGGDVFDIRYKQAITAAGMGCKASMEAERFLEMLESSEAEQSLSA
- a CDS encoding TIGR01777 family oxidoreductase; the encoded protein is MNLHLTIAGGTGFVGRHLIDALRARGDDVVVTSLGNLDAAARACAHADVVINLAGAPVAQRWTNSHKVAIRYSRVELTRALLERIAQLEKKPVAYVSASAVGYYGTSLTETFIETSSPGTDFLARVCLDWEREANRATELGMRVAIVRTGVVLGPDGGALPMMLPAFRFGLGGKLASGKQWMSWIHIEDLIDAYLHAIDGTDGALNATAPEPVTNAEFTHVLGEVLRRPTVFPVPELALKALFGEGAMILSEGQRVLPERTLASGYRFRYPDLEPALRSLLR
- the pepP gene encoding Xaa-Pro aminopeptidase translates to MSIYRNRRDAVAQKLGDEAIAVIPAALHHIRNNDAEYEYRQNSDFYYLTGFTEPEAVLIIAPGREQRDTLFLRRRDREMEIWTGKRLGIENAPAALNVEAAFAIDELDDKLGEMLTGWERLAYGFGRDEAFDRKVHAAVAEARHAVRRGGKAPIEFFEPGTVLHEMRLRKSQDEIEVMRSAGAITRLGHIAGMRATRPGMWEYELEAVIEYAYMRNGAQSTAYTSIVAGGSNATILHYNTNREQLRDGTLVLIDSAAELDVYASDVTRTWPVNGRFTAEQRAIYEIVLAAQKAGIEEVRPGKTFRAYHDAAVRVLSEGLIEIGLLSGSLDEVIQNETYRDFYPHNTGHWIGLDVHDVGRYRDHADHWRKLEPGMVMTVEPGLYVQEDLNVPERFKGIGVRIEDDILCTASGPENLTPGIPKEIDEIEALVGADAKELAKT